In one window of Cellulophaga sp. HaHa_2_95 DNA:
- a CDS encoding ThuA domain-containing protein, protein MKTRILSLTCLIIFTCNPMAFAQDQFKVLLFTVQDTWHYECIPTAVAAFHQMATEHQFKFDWTQSSEDLALKLPSYDVVVFLNADADVLTEDQLDVLKTHLHNGKGFVGVHSTSDSKIRNPWFDNLVGGVFKDHPQFQTAVLKNHDVNFPSNLHLPEKWLWSEEWYNFELLKSEHIKVLLSVDENTYDYQKAYDEIPLKGMGKNHPIAWYQFYEGGRSFYTTLGHKPEAFHNQTYLDHLFGGIYWAAKGEKK, encoded by the coding sequence ATGAAAACAAGAATTTTATCATTAACCTGTTTAATCATTTTCACTTGCAATCCAATGGCTTTTGCTCAAGACCAATTTAAGGTGTTATTGTTTACCGTACAAGATACTTGGCATTATGAGTGCATTCCCACCGCGGTAGCTGCTTTCCATCAAATGGCTACTGAACATCAGTTTAAGTTTGATTGGACACAAAGCTCAGAAGATCTTGCCCTAAAATTACCCTCTTATGATGTGGTTGTCTTTTTAAATGCTGATGCTGATGTCTTAACTGAGGACCAGCTTGATGTGCTAAAAACGCATCTCCATAACGGCAAAGGTTTTGTAGGAGTCCACTCTACTTCTGATAGTAAAATTAGAAACCCATGGTTTGATAATCTTGTAGGCGGTGTTTTCAAAGACCATCCCCAATTTCAGACAGCGGTACTAAAGAATCACGATGTAAATTTCCCGTCTAACCTACATCTACCCGAAAAATGGTTGTGGAGTGAAGAATGGTATAATTTTGAACTCTTAAAATCAGAACATATTAAAGTACTACTTTCCGTAGATGAAAATACCTATGATTACCAAAAAGCATACGACGAAATACCGCTTAAAGGTATGGGCAAAAACCATCCTATCGCTTGGTATCAATTTTACGAAGGAGGACGTTCTTTCTATACTACACTTGGTCACAAACCTGAAGCCTTTCATAATCAAACGTATTTAGACCATTTATTTGGTGGTATCTATTGGGCTGCGAAAGGCGAGAAAAAATAA
- a CDS encoding sugar phosphate isomerase/epimerase has protein sequence MNYHFSLYRFTNKTIVLLLLIGTNTVFSQIQIPKQTDRLQQYLGFWVSSIHYKTDSVANLPLIKMNNYPKIDHTTMAVDVFQRDGKIYNHTLTELIGYDTKTDSLFALGKSAQGQMFLGTGAFTTESDWIMKDRDFTGKETMTVSFDFKNQTDVYLKGVNPQNEMLWQTRYIKKNPKHKNIGIQLVSVHEEMQKNPKETLKYLDRMGYSYIETFVYKDRSFYGLSPIDFKKLVEENNLKFTGSMTFYDLPTNNHQAWKKAMKWWKECIEDHKQAGVEYLTISNNQLKEIKTLSELKKYAEYYTAIGKLCKERGIRFAYHNHSDEFKTVENKVVYDYLLENTDPEYVSFQADLYWMHFSQINPIDYFKKYKNRFISWHVKDYKELGQSGKMDFELYFEYAETAGVKYIVAEVEAYNYPVWYSINAAWNYLYFNLL, from the coding sequence ATGAATTACCATTTTAGTTTATATCGGTTTACCAATAAAACCATAGTACTGCTTCTTTTGATAGGAACCAATACTGTTTTCTCACAAATACAAATTCCAAAACAAACAGATAGATTACAGCAGTATTTAGGGTTCTGGGTTAGTTCAATTCATTATAAGACCGATAGTGTGGCCAACCTACCGCTAATAAAAATGAACAATTATCCTAAAATAGATCATACCACAATGGCCGTAGATGTGTTTCAACGGGATGGCAAAATCTACAACCATACCTTAACAGAACTTATTGGATACGACACCAAGACCGATTCACTTTTTGCATTGGGTAAAAGTGCTCAAGGCCAAATGTTCCTTGGTACAGGAGCGTTTACCACCGAAAGCGACTGGATAATGAAAGACCGGGACTTTACAGGCAAAGAAACCATGACCGTTAGTTTTGATTTCAAAAATCAGACTGATGTGTACTTAAAGGGAGTAAACCCACAGAACGAAATGCTTTGGCAAACACGCTACATCAAGAAAAATCCAAAGCATAAAAATATAGGCATTCAGTTGGTTTCGGTACATGAAGAAATGCAGAAGAATCCTAAAGAGACTTTGAAATATCTTGATCGAATGGGCTATAGCTATATTGAAACTTTTGTTTATAAAGATCGCTCTTTTTATGGCTTATCTCCAATTGATTTTAAAAAACTGGTAGAAGAAAATAACCTGAAATTTACGGGGTCCATGACATTTTACGACCTCCCAACCAATAACCATCAAGCTTGGAAAAAAGCTATGAAATGGTGGAAGGAATGCATCGAAGACCACAAACAAGCCGGTGTGGAATACCTTACTATATCCAACAATCAGCTCAAAGAAATTAAGACCCTTTCAGAACTAAAAAAGTATGCTGAATACTACACCGCTATTGGAAAACTGTGCAAAGAAAGAGGCATCAGGTTCGCCTACCATAACCATTCCGATGAATTTAAAACGGTAGAAAACAAGGTTGTTTATGACTACCTCCTAGAAAACACAGATCCGGAATACGTTAGTTTTCAAGCCGATCTGTATTGGATGCATTTTTCACAAATAAACCCCATTGACTACTTTAAAAAATACAAGAACCGGTTTATAAGCTGGCATGTAAAAGATTACAAAGAACTTGGCCAGAGCGGTAAAATGGATTTTGAGCTCTACTTTGAATACGCAGAAACTGCGGGTGTCAAATATATTGTAGCAGAAGTAGAAGCTTACAATTACCCCGTGTGGTATAGCATCAACGCAGCTTGGAACTATTTATACTTTAACTTATTATAA
- a CDS encoding gluconolaconase encodes MGTKQIIFTVTLLWAFLAQAQSEIAFPISVGMKPESITKGFHDNYYVTVMNAKEPGDGELVEVSKNGIKVFGKGFDEPKGIVFLNGYLYFSDVTRIWKVDNEGKASIFFVNKADFPETVLYLNDVSLDGKENGMYVADMGATQYMRDANNDLWPLDSEEAKKIPELGRIYHVDLEGYITIKQDTSPLMLNPNSVRVDNDGNIMVAAFFKGNFLVTKDGVLTPLKGVFRGADAVEQDSKGNYYVSSWVSGKVWEIDPKTAASTLLIERLSSAADFYLEEDKDRL; translated from the coding sequence ATGGGAACTAAACAAATTATTTTCACCGTTACGTTATTATGGGCCTTTCTTGCTCAGGCACAATCTGAGATAGCCTTTCCCATTTCCGTGGGCATGAAGCCCGAGAGTATTACAAAAGGCTTTCACGACAATTATTATGTCACTGTAATGAATGCAAAAGAACCAGGCGATGGCGAATTGGTGGAGGTATCCAAGAACGGTATTAAGGTTTTTGGAAAAGGTTTTGATGAGCCTAAAGGAATTGTTTTCCTCAATGGGTATTTATATTTCTCTGATGTTACCCGAATCTGGAAAGTGGATAACGAAGGAAAGGCCAGTATTTTTTTTGTTAATAAAGCCGATTTTCCTGAAACAGTTCTCTATTTAAACGATGTTTCATTGGATGGCAAAGAAAACGGGATGTATGTAGCCGATATGGGAGCTACCCAATATATGCGTGATGCTAATAATGATTTATGGCCGCTAGATAGCGAAGAAGCCAAGAAAATTCCTGAGTTGGGACGTATCTACCATGTAGATTTGGAAGGCTATATTACCATAAAACAAGATACTTCACCTCTTATGCTAAACCCTAATAGCGTAAGAGTTGACAATGATGGAAACATTATGGTTGCTGCTTTTTTTAAAGGAAATTTTCTAGTAACAAAAGATGGTGTACTTACCCCGCTAAAAGGCGTATTTAGAGGAGCTGATGCTGTAGAACAAGATAGTAAAGGCAACTATTATGTAAGCAGTTGGGTCTCTGGAAAAGTTTGGGAAATAGATCCAAAAACAGCAGCGTCTACCCTACTTATAGAAAGACTATCATCTGCCGCAGATTTTTATCTTGAAGAGGATAAAGACAGATTATAA
- a CDS encoding tRNA-uridine aminocarboxypropyltransferase: MHVALKKTRIQCYKCMRPSSTCICEHISSFHTKTRFIILMHPKEYKKEKNGTGHMTNLQLENSEIIVGVDFTNNNRVNELLDQENCTSFLLYPGKDNFNLSLSDSSEINSTMGAHPIIFLIDGTWPCARKILKLSKNLQKLKRVSFDNEIKSKFIIKQQPESLCLSTIESVYTVLNLLKKGNLEQCDTKNFLIPFEKMIAYQLEYMLNPKSKNYVATASKIVIVKDLYKKNTERNVIFEQE; encoded by the coding sequence TTGCACGTAGCGCTAAAAAAAACAAGAATACAATGTTACAAATGCATGAGGCCCTCAAGCACCTGTATTTGTGAACACATTAGTTCATTCCATACCAAGACTCGTTTTATCATTCTTATGCACCCGAAAGAGTACAAAAAAGAGAAAAACGGAACGGGGCATATGACGAATCTTCAACTTGAAAATTCAGAAATTATAGTGGGTGTAGATTTTACCAACAATAATCGCGTAAATGAACTTCTGGATCAAGAAAATTGCACTTCTTTCTTACTTTATCCGGGAAAAGATAATTTCAATTTATCGCTAAGTGATAGTTCCGAAATCAATTCTACTATGGGAGCCCATCCAATCATTTTCCTTATTGATGGTACCTGGCCCTGCGCTCGTAAAATACTTAAACTAAGTAAGAACCTACAAAAACTAAAAAGAGTAAGTTTTGATAATGAGATAAAATCAAAATTTATTATCAAGCAGCAGCCAGAATCGCTATGTCTAAGCACTATCGAATCTGTCTATACGGTTCTGAATTTACTTAAGAAAGGTAATTTAGAACAATGCGACACAAAAAATTTCCTTATTCCATTTGAAAAAATGATTGCGTATCAGCTAGAATATATGCTAAATCCAAAGAGTAAAAACTATGTTGCAACTGCAAGCAAAATAGTTATTGTTAAGGATCTCTACAAGAAGAACACGGAGAGGAATGTTATTTTTGAGCAAGAATAA
- a CDS encoding NAD(P)/FAD-dependent oxidoreductase — MDTKEFEVIIVGGSYAGLSAAMSLGRSLRETLIIDAGKPCNRQTPHSHNFLTQDGSTPKEIAEIAKNQLAIYDSIKFYNGLAVSGKKIKKGFEITTSNGDVFTAKKLVFASGIKDIIPDIPGFSQCWGISVVHCPYCHGYEIRNKKTAIIANGERAFHLASLVNNLTKEITIITSGTKEFKENQLDTLKQYNIKIVEKEITRLEHKNGQLETIVFKDGSKENYECAYASIPFEQNSSIPKQLGCAFTEHGHIEVNSMQKTTEEGVFACGDNSTLMRSVAIAVSGGNISGAVVNNELTQEFF, encoded by the coding sequence ATGGATACAAAAGAATTTGAAGTAATAATTGTCGGTGGGAGTTATGCAGGGCTCTCTGCCGCAATGAGTTTAGGACGTTCATTGAGAGAAACATTGATCATAGATGCGGGAAAACCGTGTAACCGCCAAACACCACATTCTCATAATTTTCTGACCCAAGACGGAAGTACACCTAAAGAAATAGCTGAAATCGCTAAAAACCAACTAGCGATATATGACAGCATCAAATTTTATAACGGCCTTGCCGTAAGTGGCAAAAAGATTAAAAAAGGTTTTGAAATCACAACTTCAAATGGTGATGTTTTTACAGCAAAAAAATTGGTTTTTGCTTCAGGAATTAAAGACATAATACCTGATATACCCGGATTTTCTCAATGTTGGGGAATTTCAGTAGTTCACTGTCCTTATTGCCACGGTTACGAAATACGAAATAAAAAAACTGCTATAATCGCTAACGGAGAAAGAGCATTTCACCTTGCATCTTTAGTGAACAATTTAACAAAAGAGATTACAATCATCACTTCGGGTACGAAGGAATTCAAAGAAAACCAACTCGATACATTAAAGCAATACAATATTAAAATTGTAGAAAAAGAAATTACAAGGCTTGAACATAAAAATGGGCAATTAGAAACTATTGTATTTAAAGATGGTAGTAAAGAAAATTATGAGTGTGCATATGCTTCAATCCCATTTGAACAAAATTCTAGCATACCAAAACAATTAGGCTGTGCATTTACGGAACACGGCCATATTGAGGTCAATTCTATGCAGAAAACTACAGAAGAAGGCGTTTTTGCTTGTGGCGACAATAGTACGTTAATGCGCTCTGTAGCAATAGCAGTTTCTGGAGGAAACATTTCTGGAGCTGTGGTTAATAATGAATTAACACAGGAATTTTTTTAA
- a CDS encoding Fur family transcriptional regulator, producing the protein MNRRNTPTKEAILKLLLSSRKALSQDAIERALTININRATIYRVLNRFCEDDIIHKIVAEDGKQYFAICKKCENQEEVVQHHFHFRCLSCDTIECLQVPVAYSVPNGYEVQNANCVLTGVCNDCS; encoded by the coding sequence ATGAATCGAAGAAATACGCCTACAAAAGAAGCAATATTGAAGTTGCTTTTAAGTTCAAGGAAAGCGCTAAGTCAAGATGCAATTGAAAGGGCATTGACTATTAATATCAATAGGGCTACAATTTATAGAGTTTTAAATAGATTTTGTGAAGACGATATCATTCATAAAATTGTTGCAGAGGATGGGAAACAGTACTTTGCTATTTGTAAAAAATGTGAGAATCAAGAAGAAGTTGTTCAGCATCATTTTCATTTTAGATGTTTGTCGTGTGACACAATTGAATGCTTGCAAGTACCTGTAGCTTACTCAGTTCCTAATGGTTATGAAGTCCAAAACGCCAACTGTGTTCTAACCGGGGTATGTAATGACTGTTCGTAA
- the map gene encoding type I methionyl aminopeptidase — translation MSITKEAELIGMKKISEVVGTTLKLMREYAKIGMSTKELDEYGGEILQSYGAKSAPFETYGFPGYSCISINKEAAHGIPSEKKILKEGDLVNIDVSAELNGFWSDNGGSFVLGKDIHNHQPLVDASKDILRKAINNIKGGVKISNIGYLIETEAKKSGFKVIKNLAGHGVGRSLHEEPENILNYRVRSNRERFKKNTTVAIETFISTKSTIAVELNDGWTLVGNKGGFVTQHEQTILITDKSPIILTESNGIWN, via the coding sequence ATGTCAATAACAAAGGAGGCCGAATTAATCGGAATGAAAAAAATAAGTGAAGTTGTTGGTACTACACTAAAATTAATGAGAGAGTACGCTAAAATTGGTATGTCTACTAAAGAGCTTGATGAATATGGCGGAGAAATTTTGCAGAGCTATGGAGCTAAATCTGCACCTTTCGAGACTTATGGTTTTCCTGGTTATTCTTGTATTAGTATAAATAAAGAAGCGGCACACGGTATACCTTCAGAGAAAAAAATATTAAAAGAAGGAGATTTAGTTAATATTGATGTATCGGCAGAACTTAACGGATTTTGGTCTGATAATGGTGGTTCTTTTGTTCTTGGAAAAGACATTCATAACCACCAACCTCTTGTAGATGCTTCTAAAGATATTTTACGCAAAGCAATAAACAACATCAAAGGTGGAGTGAAGATTTCGAATATTGGATATTTAATAGAAACTGAAGCAAAAAAATCTGGGTTCAAAGTTATTAAAAACTTGGCTGGTCACGGAGTTGGTAGAAGTTTGCATGAAGAGCCGGAAAATATATTAAACTACAGAGTTAGAAGTAATAGAGAACGATTTAAAAAAAATACAACGGTTGCAATTGAAACTTTTATTTCAACAAAGTCCACTATTGCGGTTGAACTGAATGATGGTTGGACTTTAGTAGGAAATAAAGGCGGGTTTGTAACCCAACACGAACAAACCATATTGATTACAGACAAGAGCCCTATTATTTTGACAGAATCAAATGGAATATGGAATTAA
- a CDS encoding DUF4269 domain-containing protein, whose translation MNFRTIDYLKSGNERQKLAFSDIKKHKVLEKLKKYHPILTGTIPIEIDVLESDLDIICECQNHSEFKAYLLDQFSQKKDFKMYSILQNDIESTIAEFKTDNFLFEIFGQNIPTEKQDAYRHMIIERNILEEKGFEFKQKVKDLKSSGIKTEPAFAKLLGLKGNPYAELLKLEK comes from the coding sequence GTGAATTTTAGAACTATTGACTATTTAAAATCTGGAAACGAAAGGCAAAAACTTGCTTTTTCCGATATCAAAAAACATAAAGTTTTAGAGAAACTTAAAAAATATCATCCAATTTTGACAGGAACTATTCCAATTGAAATAGATGTACTCGAAAGTGATTTAGACATAATTTGTGAATGTCAAAATCATTCTGAATTTAAAGCCTATTTATTAGATCAATTTTCTCAAAAAAAAGACTTTAAGATGTATTCAATATTACAAAATGACATTGAATCGACTATTGCGGAATTTAAAACGGATAATTTTCTGTTTGAGATTTTTGGACAAAATATTCCTACCGAAAAGCAAGATGCATATCGACATATGATTATCGAAAGAAATATTTTAGAAGAAAAAGGTTTTGAATTTAAACAGAAAGTAAAAGACCTAAAATCGAGTGGAATAAAAACAGAACCTGCTTTCGCAAAATTATTAGGATTAAAAGGCAATCCATATGCTGAATTATTAAAATTAGAAAAATAA
- a CDS encoding BspA family leucine-rich repeat surface protein has product MKKIIHLFSFVLLLFTLIVSCKEDKEKSNSKNITIEEKSHDTTQSKPNKTFKVELPSKSFITTWSVDYEDSITIPTNGHGYNYKVEWGDESENTAVKGDVSHTYEESGTYTVIISGDFPAIYFGDKGDKEKIMSIEQWGTQKWKTMNNAFAGCSYLEINATDVPDLSNVTDISGMFYLCTYFDNDIGDWNTSNVEEMYGTFSGATSFNQDISNWDTSKVINMEKLFLNAESFNQPIGNWDTSNVINMSELFLNAVAFNEPIGDWDTSSVNSMQGMFKDTKQFNQNISNWNTSNVTLFNEMFQNAALFNQPIGDWNTSNAIDMSAMFQGAVVFNQPIKDWDTSKVNDMGFMFYKARNFNQPIGDWNTSSVINYGMRAMFSEARNFNQPIGNWDVSGVTDLYKMFADATDFNQPIGDWDISNVKDMSRIFYNAKAFNQPIGNWTISKQTKLEEVFYYAESFNQDISNWDTSNVTKMNKIFFGAKTFNQPLENWDISKITSFEMMFGNAEAFNQPLAKWDTSNITNMRKMFSRAKSFNQPIGNWNISNVTLIDQMFDDAEAFNQPIANWDMSNVKFLNGMFADAKSFNQPIGNWNISNATDAATMFGNAESFNQPIENWDMSNIKRTSYMFFGAKSFNQDISNWNMSKVTTISEMFKFAESFNQNISNWDTSNVAYMNQVFLDAKSFNQPLNWDVSKVVYMQGMFSGATSFNQDLSGWKISKLRNATRLLQGVTLSPKNYDALLISWQKQPHKSYGSFGGGQNKYTSIEAKEAIEKLKADGWSFSDGSTE; this is encoded by the coding sequence ATGAAAAAAATAATACACCTATTTAGTTTTGTCCTTTTATTATTTACTCTAATAGTATCTTGTAAAGAAGACAAAGAAAAAAGTAATAGTAAAAATATTACAATAGAGGAAAAATCACATGACACGACACAATCAAAACCAAATAAAACTTTTAAAGTAGAGCTACCGTCTAAAAGTTTTATAACAACTTGGTCTGTAGATTATGAAGATTCAATTACAATACCTACAAATGGTCATGGTTATAACTATAAAGTAGAATGGGGAGATGAAAGTGAAAATACAGCTGTAAAAGGCGACGTGTCTCATACGTATGAAGAAAGTGGAACTTATACCGTAATTATTAGTGGAGATTTTCCTGCTATTTATTTTGGGGATAAAGGAGATAAAGAAAAAATAATGTCTATTGAACAATGGGGTACTCAAAAATGGAAAACAATGAATAATGCCTTTGCTGGCTGTTCTTATTTAGAAATAAATGCTACAGATGTTCCAGATTTATCGAATGTTACCGATATATCTGGAATGTTCTATTTATGCACTTATTTTGATAATGATATTGGAGACTGGAATACTTCTAATGTAGAAGAAATGTATGGCACCTTTTCTGGGGCAACTTCATTTAATCAAGATATTAGTAATTGGGATACTTCTAAGGTCATTAATATGGAAAAATTATTCTTAAATGCAGAGTCTTTTAATCAACCTATAGGAAACTGGGATACGTCTAATGTAATAAACATGTCGGAGCTTTTTCTTAATGCCGTAGCATTTAATGAACCTATAGGTGATTGGGATACTTCTAGTGTTAACTCTATGCAAGGCATGTTTAAAGACACAAAGCAATTTAATCAAAACATTAGTAATTGGAACACATCGAATGTCACACTTTTTAATGAAATGTTCCAGAATGCAGCATTATTTAATCAACCTATTGGCGATTGGAATACTTCTAATGCAATCGATATGAGTGCCATGTTTCAAGGTGCAGTAGTATTTAATCAACCTATTAAAGATTGGGATACTTCTAAGGTAAATGATATGGGTTTTATGTTCTATAAAGCAAGAAATTTTAATCAACCCATTGGAGATTGGAACACTTCAAGTGTTATTAATTATGGCATGAGAGCCATGTTTTCTGAAGCCAGAAACTTTAATCAACCTATTGGAAATTGGGATGTATCTGGAGTTACCGATTTATATAAAATGTTTGCTGATGCAACAGATTTTAATCAACCCATTGGTGATTGGGATATTTCAAATGTTAAAGATATGTCTAGAATATTTTATAATGCAAAAGCATTTAACCAACCTATTGGTAACTGGACTATTTCTAAACAAACAAAACTAGAAGAAGTTTTCTATTATGCAGAATCTTTTAATCAAGATATTAGTAACTGGGACACATCGAACGTGACAAAAATGAACAAAATATTTTTTGGAGCAAAAACATTTAATCAACCCTTAGAAAATTGGGATATATCAAAGATTACTAGTTTCGAAATGATGTTTGGTAATGCTGAAGCATTTAACCAACCTTTAGCAAAATGGGACACTTCAAACATTACGAATATGCGTAAAATGTTTAGTCGTGCAAAATCGTTTAATCAACCAATAGGTAATTGGAATATTTCGAATGTAACTCTAATTGATCAAATGTTTGATGATGCAGAAGCTTTTAACCAACCTATTGCAAATTGGGATATGTCTAACGTAAAGTTTCTAAACGGTATGTTTGCTGATGCAAAGTCGTTTAATCAACCTATTGGCAATTGGAATATTTCAAACGCTACAGATGCAGCTACAATGTTTGGTAATGCAGAATCTTTTAATCAACCTATTGAAAATTGGGATATGTCTAATATAAAAAGAACAAGCTATATGTTTTTTGGTGCAAAATCATTTAATCAAGACATTAGTAATTGGAACATGTCTAAAGTCACTACTATTAGTGAAATGTTTAAATTCGCAGAATCATTTAATCAAAATATTAGCAACTGGGATACTTCAAATGTTGCATATATGAATCAAGTGTTTTTAGATGCAAAAAGCTTTAATCAACCATTAAATTGGGATGTATCTAAGGTTGTTTACATGCAAGGCATGTTTAGTGGAGCTACTTCATTTAACCAAGACCTAAGTGGTTGGAAAATATCTAAATTAAGAAATGCCACACGTCTTTTACAGGGCGTTACACTATCTCCAAAAAACTATGATGCCTTATTAATAAGCTGGCAGAAACAACCTCATAAAAGCTATGGGAGTTTTGGTGGCGGACAAAATAAATATACATCAATAGAAGCAAAAGAAGCCATAGAAAAACTAAAAGCTGATGGCTGGAGTTTTTCTGATGGAAGTACAGAGTAA
- a CDS encoding ornithine cyclodeaminase family protein translates to MINITYERINDLLRIEDLFEPVKQAFIDYNPSSLFGIPVSLLHFPNNADTHIKTAAIKGYDYFSIKVVSMFPENAKQNLSPFSGAIFLFDAKTGFPTAILNDKGIITDLRTAAAGAVITDFVASKSSNSVAVIGTGTQAYHQVFALAKLRRINTLAIYGRSKEKALSLKEKLAHSYPDLKVDVVDSIEKAVKESEIIITTTSSKIPLIKGKWLQKGQYITAVGSDDIYKNEIDSDCFHVADTIFIDSLELNKQYGEYAHAIKSSPDLIDKTIEFGAAFQNKAFENSEKKITIAKLVGVGIQDLAASIVVINKLNSAH, encoded by the coding sequence ATGATAAATATAACCTACGAACGAATAAATGATCTATTGAGAATAGAGGATTTATTTGAACCCGTAAAACAGGCATTTATTGACTATAATCCATCATCTCTTTTTGGGATTCCCGTAAGTTTACTCCACTTTCCCAATAATGCGGATACACACATAAAGACCGCTGCTATAAAAGGATACGATTACTTTTCTATAAAAGTAGTTTCCATGTTTCCTGAAAATGCAAAGCAAAACCTGTCTCCTTTTAGTGGCGCTATTTTTCTGTTTGATGCTAAAACAGGTTTTCCTACTGCCATTTTAAACGATAAAGGGATTATTACAGATTTAAGAACTGCAGCAGCAGGTGCTGTAATTACCGATTTTGTAGCCTCAAAATCTTCAAATTCAGTTGCTGTTATTGGTACTGGTACTCAAGCATACCATCAAGTATTTGCTTTGGCGAAACTAAGACGAATCAATACACTTGCCATTTATGGTCGTAGCAAGGAAAAAGCACTTTCATTAAAAGAAAAACTGGCTCATTCTTATCCTGACTTGAAAGTAGATGTAGTTGACAGCATAGAGAAAGCTGTAAAAGAATCTGAAATAATCATTACTACTACTTCAAGTAAAATACCTCTTATAAAAGGTAAATGGCTCCAAAAAGGACAATACATAACTGCCGTTGGTTCTGACGATATTTATAAAAATGAAATAGATAGCGATTGTTTTCATGTTGCCGATACTATTTTTATTGATAGTCTAGAACTAAATAAACAATATGGGGAATATGCTCATGCAATAAAATCTTCACCGGATCTAATTGATAAGACCATAGAGTTTGGTGCTGCTTTTCAAAATAAAGCATTCGAGAATTCTGAAAAAAAAATTACAATAGCAAAACTTGTTGGTGTTGGAATCCAAGATTTAGCAGCTTCGATTGTTGTAATCAATAAATTAAATAGCGCTCATTGA
- a CDS encoding aminotransferase class I/II-fold pyridoxal phosphate-dependent enzyme: MKIEPFKLERYYTLHEHTAKYSLCNSDCEAMTIADLLSLENGAKEAFENTWLGYTHTQGSPELRRDITTIYSKITAEDVIVCAGAQEPIFLFSHAVLNPDDEVIVQTPCYQSLQSVPESIGCKVLSWHVRYQKNVPCFDIEALKKMITNKTKVIYLNAPHNPTGFLFTKEEQQAIIELARINNIIIFCDEVYRELEHKPSFAIPAFADAYENGVSIGVMSKAYGLPGLRIGWLATQNQTILEKVAILKEYTTICNAGPSEFLAGVALRNRHTILDKNLKIIQDNLPLYDTFFTKYADLFSWYQPNAGPIAFVKMHFDTNDMDFAEQVLKEKSVLILPSGVYDFNGYFRIGFGRKNIPEALEQFESFVLENLMGK; the protein is encoded by the coding sequence ATGAAAATAGAACCATTCAAACTCGAAAGATATTATACCTTACATGAACATACTGCGAAATATTCGTTGTGCAATTCTGACTGTGAAGCTATGACAATTGCCGATTTACTTTCATTAGAAAATGGAGCAAAAGAGGCGTTCGAAAACACATGGCTGGGTTATACTCATACGCAAGGTAGTCCAGAATTAAGACGAGATATTACTACAATTTACAGCAAAATAACGGCAGAGGATGTCATCGTTTGTGCAGGGGCACAAGAACCAATTTTCTTGTTTTCTCATGCTGTGCTAAACCCAGACGATGAAGTTATAGTGCAAACACCTTGCTACCAATCTTTACAGTCAGTACCAGAAAGTATAGGCTGTAAGGTGTTGAGTTGGCATGTACGTTACCAAAAAAACGTCCCTTGTTTTGATATTGAAGCGTTAAAAAAAATGATAACTAACAAAACCAAAGTTATTTATTTAAATGCACCTCATAACCCTACTGGATTTCTTTTTACAAAAGAAGAACAACAAGCAATTATAGAACTCGCAAGAATTAACAATATCATCATTTTTTGCGATGAAGTTTACAGAGAATTAGAACACAAACCTTCATTTGCAATTCCTGCTTTTGCTGATGCTTATGAAAATGGTGTTTCTATAGGTGTTATGTCTAAAGCATATGGTTTACCCGGATTAAGAATAGGCTGGCTAGCAACACAAAACCAAACCATTTTAGAAAAAGTTGCAATTCTTAAAGAGTATACAACCATTTGTAATGCCGGACCAAGCGAATTTTTAGCAGGTGTTGCATTAAGAAACAGGCATACTATTTTAGATAAAAATTTAAAAATAATACAAGATAATCTACCGCTTTATGATACCTTTTTTACAAAATACGCAGACTTGTTCTCTTGGTACCAACCCAATGCCGGACCAATAGCTTTTGTAAAAATGCACTTTGATACTAATGACATGGATTTTGCCGAACAAGTGCTTAAAGAAAAGAGTGTATTAATACTTCCTAGTGGCGTGTATGATTTTAACGGCTATTTTAGAATAGGTTTTGGCAGAAAAAACATACCTGAAGCATTAGAACAATTTGAATCTTTTGTTTTAGAAAATTTAATGGGCAAATGA